A window of Natrinema versiforme contains these coding sequences:
- a CDS encoding PRC-barrel domain-containing protein has protein sequence MSDILARNLDGKPVVGIDGTDFGTLYTITMDLESGALRDLVVDARGRASTGDTARADGDDRLQIPVSRVETVNDRIVIQSGE, from the coding sequence ATGAGCGATATACTCGCACGAAACCTCGACGGAAAGCCCGTCGTCGGAATCGACGGTACTGACTTCGGCACGCTCTATACCATCACGATGGACCTCGAGTCCGGCGCGCTCCGCGACCTCGTCGTCGACGCTCGCGGACGGGCTTCGACGGGCGACACCGCTCGAGCCGACGGCGATGACCGGCTACAGATCCCCGTCAGCCGCGTCGAGACGGTGAACGATCGGATCGTCATTCAGTCCGGGGAGTGA